A window of Mangifera indica cultivar Alphonso chromosome 11, CATAS_Mindica_2.1, whole genome shotgun sequence contains these coding sequences:
- the LOC123228671 gene encoding probable hexosyltransferase MUCI70, which translates to MFNNGNISISISDEDSDDLGRMRVRGRRKRKKNNLRAKSEFSRRLFRFFLRYRTLLIFVFVAGLLLFEATRIGRKPGLVVNSKDSHVEVKKSSSGEHLTRIEPPKRDVRGGRDRCLKLLPPDQLEHLDPPVNEDSTSHVKKVVYFSETVITDGGGNNTFSQHQSEGTRFNLFTGNQTFDQREKSFKVNKIAEVHCGFYSENGGFRVSDEDKRYMQICKVVVSTCAFGGGDALHQPIGMSEASLKKVCYVAFWDEITLAAQESEGHKIGDDGFIGKWRIVVVRELPFTDQRLNGKIPKMLAHRLFPNSKYSIWVDSKSQFRKDPLGVLEALLWRSNSVLAISQHGARSSVYDEAKAVVSKHKATPEEVEVQLAQYRRDGLPEDKRFNGKKALSEASVIVREHTALTNLFMCIWFNEVVRFTSRDQLSFPYVLWRLNMSENINMFPVCIRKDLVNAMGHIRKAKPSHGRMSMF; encoded by the exons ATGTTCAATAACGGCAACATATCAATCTCGATCTCCGATGAGGACTCGGACGACCTCGGCCGGATGCGGGTCCGAGGTCGCAGGAAGCGCAAGAAAAACAACTTACGAGCCAAAAGCGAGTTCAGTCGCcgactttttagattttttttgagGTACCGGACCCTATTGATCTTTGTTTTCGTTGCTGGATTACTGCTTTTTGAAGCCACTAGAATTGGGAGGAAACCCGGTTTGGTTGTTAACTCAAAAGACAGTCACGTTGAAGTGAAGAAATCGAGTTCGGGGGAACATTTAACTCGGATTGAACCGCCGAAGAGAGATGTTCGTGGTGGCAGAGATC GTTGCTTGAAGCTGTTACCTCCTGATCAACTTGAGCACCTGGATCCTCCTGTGAATGAAGATTCAACAAGTCATGTAAAGAAAGTGGTTTACTTTTCAGAAACTGTTATAACTGATGGAGGAGGAAACAATACCTTTTCCCAACATCAAAGTGAAGGCacaagatttaatttatttacaggAAACCAGACGTTTGATCAGAGAGAGAAAAGTTTCAAG GTGAATAAAATTGCTGAGGTACATTGTGGTTTTTACAGTGAAAATGGAGGATTTAGAGTATCAGATGAGGACAAAAGGTACATGCAAATTTGCAAAGTTGTGGTGTCTACTTGTGCATTTGGGGGAGGTGATGCTCTTCATCAACCGATAGGAATGTCAGAGGCATCACTTAAGAAG GTGTGCTATGTTgcattttgggatgaaattacCCTGGCAGCTCAGGAATCAGAGGGGCATAAAATTGGTGATGATGGATTTATTGGGAAATGGCGCATTGTGGTTGTGAGGGAACTTCCATTTACAGACCAGAGGTTGAATGGTAAAATTCCAAAG ATGTTGGCACATCGTCTCTTCCCTAATTCAAAGTACTCAATTTGGGTTGACTCAAAGTCACAATTTAGGAAGGATCCTTTGGGGGTGCTGGAAGCCCTTCTTTGGCGTTCAAATTCTGTGCTTGCAATTTCACAGCATGGAGCTCGCAGTAGTGTGTATGATGAGGCTAAGGCAGTTGTCAGTAAACACAAAGCCACCCCAGAAGAAGTTGAAGTGCAGTTGGCTCAGTATCGCCGTGATGGCCTCCCTGAGGACAAGAGGTTTAATGGAAAGAAAG CTCTATCTGAAGCATCAGTAATTGTGCGGGAGCATACAGCATTAACTAATCTGTTTATGTGCATCTGGTTCAATGAGGTGGTTCGATTCACTTCTCGGGATCAGCTAAGCTTCCCATATGTTCTATGGCGGTTGAATATGTCTGAGAACATTAACATGTTCCCTGTTTGCATCCGCAAGGACCTCGTTAATGCCATGGGTCACATACGTAAGGCAAAGCCTTCACATGGTAGAATGTCCATGTTCTAA
- the LOC123228673 gene encoding pterocarpan synthase 1 has protein sequence MLPRLIFCTAIALATLAVILLALVSPVVHKKQSKNTSIPWLALSLYIQQPHTATSKTQPFTQSDGGAFIFHHTLTEGPENTSRVVGKAQGFFVPIEHFAHSAFNLIYLTFETPEYSGSLSVQANQVSHKDTEELTVVGGTGSFAFARGQAVFAQTDRQTYHVKLQLKFPDRSHTVPG, from the coding sequence ATGCTGCCTAGACTCATATTCTGCACTGCAATAGCCTTAGCCACTTTGGCAGTAATTCTCTTGGCTTTGGTATCCCCAGTAGTTCACAAGAAACAATCAAAGAACACCTCCATTCCCTGGTTGGCTCTGTCCTTGTATATACAACAGCCACATACTGCAACCTCTAAAACACAACCTTTCACACAATCCGATGGTGgagcttttatttttcatcatacaCTCACGGAGGGACCTGAAAACACTTCTCGGGTGGTCGGAAAAGCTCAAGGCTTCTTCGTCCCAATTGAACATTTTGCGCATTCAgcatttaatttgatttatctcACATTTGAAACACCTGAGTACTCTGGTAGCCTCAGTGTTCAGGCCAACCAGGTTTCTCACAAAGATACAGAGGAACTAACCGTGGTTGGAGGTACAGGGTCTTTCGCATTTGCTCGTGGGCAGGCTGTGTTTGCGCAGACAGACCGGCAAACTTATCATGTAAAGCTTCAGCTGAAGTTTCCTGATCGATCTCATACAGTTCCCGGATGA
- the LOC123228672 gene encoding uncharacterized protein LOC123228672 isoform X2 yields the protein MATSRLFLTAEPLRHAFSSSTCSSSSSTNAVRCMGKAGFNGEKRICGNADQRRPTLPTKTSVAPLDSLLITTKPADFIDALLKVSRQILERRPWKSIQMLIERGSFLVLKSYFQFFNTLSPKNDHGHMVHLIIEAIDLFLVGTAMLIFGVGLYAMFVGSKNITEKEQLLSGSNLFGLFHMKRLPKWVEMESVWEAKSKLGHAVMIILQVGVLEKFNTITLVTSLDMVCFAGALLISSVCTFLLSRLSVSRNLPFHILS from the exons ATGGCTACCTCAAGATTGTTTCTAACTGCTGAACCTTTGCGTCAtgcattttcttcttctacttgttcatcttcttcatcaacgAATGCTGTGAGGTGTATGGGTAAGGCAGGATTTAATGGGGAGAAGAGAATTTGTGGGAATGCTGATCAAAGGAGACCAACACTGCCCACAAAAACATCTGTGGCTCCACTAGACAGTTTGTTGATCACAACAAAGCCAGCTGATTTTATTGATGCCTTGCTTAAGGTATCAAGGCAAATTTTGGAAAGAAGACCTTGGAAATCAATCCAGATGCTCATTGAAAGG GGCTCCTTTCTTGTGCTGAAATCATATTTCCAGTTTTTCAATACGTTATCTCCGAAGAATGATCATGGACATATGGTTCATCTAATTATTGAAGCCATTG ACCTTTTCTTGGTGGGAACTGCTATGCTAATTTTTGGAGTAGGATTGTACGCCATGTTTGTGGGGTCAAAGAATATTACAGAGAAAGAACAATTGCTTTCTGGGTCCAATTTATTTGGGCTCTTCCATATGAAG AGACTTCCAAAATGGGTAGAAATGGAATCAGTTTGGGAAGCTAAATCAAAACTTGGGCACGCTGTAATGATAATACTTCAAGTGGGAGTACTGGAAAAATTCAACACTATAACTCTTGTTACTAGTTTGGATATGGTTTGTTTTGCTGGAGCTCTACTAATTTCCTCTGTCTGTACCTTCCTTCTCTCCAGACTTTCTGTCAGCAGAAATTTGCCTTTCCACATATTGTCGTAG
- the LOC123228672 gene encoding uncharacterized protein LOC123228672 isoform X1, whose translation MATSRLFLTAEPLRHAFSSSTCSSSSSTNAVRCMGKAGFNGEKRICGNADQRRPTLPTKTSVAPLDSLLITTKPADFIDALLKVSRQILERRPWKSIQMLIERVIIDCRFFTLFAVAGSLLGSVLCFLEGSFLVLKSYFQFFNTLSPKNDHGHMVHLIIEAIDLFLVGTAMLIFGVGLYAMFVGSKNITEKEQLLSGSNLFGLFHMKRLPKWVEMESVWEAKSKLGHAVMIILQVGVLEKFNTITLVTSLDMVCFAGALLISSVCTFLLSRLSVSRNLPFHILS comes from the exons ATGGCTACCTCAAGATTGTTTCTAACTGCTGAACCTTTGCGTCAtgcattttcttcttctacttgttcatcttcttcatcaacgAATGCTGTGAGGTGTATGGGTAAGGCAGGATTTAATGGGGAGAAGAGAATTTGTGGGAATGCTGATCAAAGGAGACCAACACTGCCCACAAAAACATCTGTGGCTCCACTAGACAGTTTGTTGATCACAACAAAGCCAGCTGATTTTATTGATGCCTTGCTTAAGGTATCAAGGCAAATTTTGGAAAGAAGACCTTGGAAATCAATCCAGATGCTCATTGAAAGG GTTATTATTGATTGTAGATTTTTCACATTATTTGCTGTTGCGGGATCCTTGCTCGGTTCAGTATTGTGTTTTCTGGAG GGCTCCTTTCTTGTGCTGAAATCATATTTCCAGTTTTTCAATACGTTATCTCCGAAGAATGATCATGGACATATGGTTCATCTAATTATTGAAGCCATTG ACCTTTTCTTGGTGGGAACTGCTATGCTAATTTTTGGAGTAGGATTGTACGCCATGTTTGTGGGGTCAAAGAATATTACAGAGAAAGAACAATTGCTTTCTGGGTCCAATTTATTTGGGCTCTTCCATATGAAG AGACTTCCAAAATGGGTAGAAATGGAATCAGTTTGGGAAGCTAAATCAAAACTTGGGCACGCTGTAATGATAATACTTCAAGTGGGAGTACTGGAAAAATTCAACACTATAACTCTTGTTACTAGTTTGGATATGGTTTGTTTTGCTGGAGCTCTACTAATTTCCTCTGTCTGTACCTTCCTTCTCTCCAGACTTTCTGTCAGCAGAAATTTGCCTTTCCACATATTGTCGTAG